One region of Cucurbita pepo subsp. pepo cultivar mu-cu-16 chromosome LG03, ASM280686v2, whole genome shotgun sequence genomic DNA includes:
- the LOC111791800 gene encoding phosphoglycerate kinase, cytosolic-like isoform X2, whose translation MGQLLNPLQGSIFVSKGVAQDSPKLYYQNLFPYFTKYDRYHAVLASTEARRWGVVYCKKNMVTSEDHAPSWWNLEAVPHVQTLREFPREELAGKVVMVRFDSTLLLLEEINLRIHLVKNAVFTVKYLHKSGAKVILASNWNTNSTTRHPDMESVADYLTSVLQLKVLPVQCSSISMMSKKECFEKVDILLLENLSEFKEEVANCSKFSKLLSLVVDIFVNDSFSQSHRILASTVGITRFCCTCIAGFSFQESLCQLKEAAETKRQPYVAIIGGGNLLDKVSALHLLASTCSALVFVGMMSFQIMHALGLPVSSRLVNHSVCKEAADVIQFSLDKSVQIVYPKDFWCKNVDTSKKMEIFASHDIPDGWLPVDLGPTSLDEINALLMKSKIIWIGPVKFFNSSQSTGGASILARKLYDLIQSDCDVTVVGTSACKALMQESSTLPACNVFENASVVWDFLKGKQLPGVLALDRAYPYKINWDAVFCDTALPLVVDIGSGNGMFLLEMARRRKDLNFLGLEVNEKLVKRCLHSVCQLEMRNGHFIATNATSTFRSIVSSYPGELVLVSIQCPNPDFNKPEHRWRMLQRSLVEAVADLLAPNGKVFLQSDVEAVALRMKEAFLLYGKGKLSVFQDQVGEGWLSENPFGVRSDWECHVLDRGDPMFRLMLSKSTTINEAHLEP comes from the exons ATGGGCCAACTTTTAAATCCACTTCAAGGGTCTATTTTCGTTAGCAAAGGAGTTGCTCAAGATTCACCGAAGTTATATTATCAGAATCTATTTCCATACTTCACAAAGTATGATAGATATCATGCTGTCTTAGCGTCAACAGAAG CACGACGTTGGGGGGTAGTCTATTGTAAGAAGAACATGGTGACCTCGGAG GACCATGCTCCTAGTTGGTGGAACTTAGAGGCTGTTCCACATGTGCAAACTCTTAGAGAGTTTCCTAGGGAAGAACTTGCCGGAAAAGTTGTCATGGTCAGGTTTGATTCAACCTTACTGCTACTGGAAGAAATCAACCTAAGGATTCACTTGGTGAAGAATGCAGTCTTCACCGTTAAATACTTGCACAAATCTGGAGCAAAAGTGATACTTGCCAGCAACTGGAATACAAACTCTACTACAAGACATCCTGATATGGAGTCTGTAGCTG ATTATTTGACCTCTGTTCTTCAACTCAAAGTTCTCCCAGTACAGTGCAGTTCCATTAGTATGATGTCGAAGAAAGAATGCTTCGAGAAAGTCGACATTCTTCTTCTCGAGAATCTTTCAGAGTTCAAAGAAGAAGTTGCAAATTGCTCAAAATTTTCCAAGCTGCTATCTTTAGttgttgatatttttgttaatgacTCCTTTTCCCAATCCCATAGAATTCTTGCATCCACAGTTGGGATTACTCGTTTCTGTTGTACCTGCATTGCTGGTTTTAGCTTTCAAGAAAGTTTATGTCAGCTAAAGGAGGCTGCAGAGACCAAGAGGCAACCTTACGTTGCAATT aTTGGAGGAGGCAACCTTTTAGACAAGGTGTCTGCCTTGCACCTTTTAGCTTCCACATGCTCTGCGTTGGTCTTTGTTGGAATGATGTCATTTCAGATAATGCATGCCTTGGGGCTGCCTGTTTCTTCACGACTGGTGAATCATAGTGTATGTAAGGAAGCTGCAGACGTAATTCAGTTTTCACTTGATAAAAGCGTACAAATTGTGTACCCAAAGGATTTCTGGTGCAAGAATGTAGACacttcaaagaaaatggaaatatttgCTTCTCATGATATTCCAGATG GCTGGCTACCGGTTGATCTTGGTCCGACATCATTGGATGAAATAAACGCCCTGCTAATGAAGAGCAAG ATTATATGGATTGGTCCAGTGAAATTCTTTAATTCAAGCCAAAGTACGGGTGGAGCTTCTATATTAGCAAGAAAGCTATATGATCTAATCCAAAGTGATTGTGATGTAACTGTTGTTGGAACCTCAGCATGCAAAGCACTGATGCAGGAATCAAGTACTTTACCTGCTTGTAATGTCTTTGAGAATGCTTCTGTTGTGTGGGATTTCTTGAAAGGGAAACAACTTCCAGGGGTTCTAGCCTTGGATAGA GCATACCCATACAAGATTAACTGGGATGCAGTCTTTTGTGATACAGCTCTGCCTTTGGTGGTTGACATTGGAAGTG GTAATGGGATGTTTCTTCTGGAAATGGCCAGAAGAAGGAAGGATCTCAATTTTCTTGGTCTAGAGGTTAATGAAAAG CTTGTGAAACGTTGTCTACATTCTGTTTGTCAACTGGAGATGCGGAATGG GCACTTTATCGCGACCAATGCAACGTCAACGTTTCGTTCCATTGTATCTAGCTACCCAGGGGAGTTAGTGCTTGTCTCTATACAG TGTCCCAATCCTGATTTCAATAAACCGGAGCACAGATGGAGGATGCTGCAAAGGTCATTAGTGGAGGCAGTGGCAGACTTGCTTGCGCCTAATGGGAAG GTGTTTCTTCAGTCCGATGTTGAAGCTGTTGCTTTAAGAATGAAGGAAGCTTTCTTACTAtatggaaaaggaaaactatCTGTTTTTCAAGATCAAGTTGGAGAAGGATGGCTAAGTGAGAACCCATTTGGAGTAAGATCGGACTGGGAATGCCACGTGTTAGATCGTGGGGATCCTATGTTCAGGTTAATGCTATCAAAATCAACTACAATCAATGAAGCTCATCTTGAGCCATGA
- the LOC111791800 gene encoding phosphoglycerate kinase, cytosolic-like isoform X1 encodes MGQLLNPLQGSIFVSKGVAQDSPKLYYQNLFPYFTKYDRYHAVLASTEARRWGVVYCKKNMVTSEDHAPSWWNLEAVPHVQTLREFPREELAGKVVMVRFDSTLLLLEEINLRIHLVKNAVFTVKYLHKSGAKVILASNWNTNSTTRHPDMESVADYLTSVLQLKVLPVQCSSISMMSKKECFEKVDILLLENLSEFKEEVANCSKFSKLLSLVVDIFVNDSFSQSHRILASTVGITRFCCTCIAGFSFQESLCQLKEAAETKRQPYVAIIGGGNLLDKVSALHLLASTCSALVFVGMMSFQIMHALGLPVSSRLVNHSVCKEAADVIQFSLDKSVQIVYPKDFWCKNVDTSKKMEIFASHDIPDGWLPVDLGPTSLDEINALLMKSKKIIWIGPVKFFNSSQSTGGASILARKLYDLIQSDCDVTVVGTSACKALMQESSTLPACNVFENASVVWDFLKGKQLPGVLALDRAYPYKINWDAVFCDTALPLVVDIGSGNGMFLLEMARRRKDLNFLGLEVNEKLVKRCLHSVCQLEMRNGHFIATNATSTFRSIVSSYPGELVLVSIQCPNPDFNKPEHRWRMLQRSLVEAVADLLAPNGKVFLQSDVEAVALRMKEAFLLYGKGKLSVFQDQVGEGWLSENPFGVRSDWECHVLDRGDPMFRLMLSKSTTINEAHLEP; translated from the exons ATGGGCCAACTTTTAAATCCACTTCAAGGGTCTATTTTCGTTAGCAAAGGAGTTGCTCAAGATTCACCGAAGTTATATTATCAGAATCTATTTCCATACTTCACAAAGTATGATAGATATCATGCTGTCTTAGCGTCAACAGAAG CACGACGTTGGGGGGTAGTCTATTGTAAGAAGAACATGGTGACCTCGGAG GACCATGCTCCTAGTTGGTGGAACTTAGAGGCTGTTCCACATGTGCAAACTCTTAGAGAGTTTCCTAGGGAAGAACTTGCCGGAAAAGTTGTCATGGTCAGGTTTGATTCAACCTTACTGCTACTGGAAGAAATCAACCTAAGGATTCACTTGGTGAAGAATGCAGTCTTCACCGTTAAATACTTGCACAAATCTGGAGCAAAAGTGATACTTGCCAGCAACTGGAATACAAACTCTACTACAAGACATCCTGATATGGAGTCTGTAGCTG ATTATTTGACCTCTGTTCTTCAACTCAAAGTTCTCCCAGTACAGTGCAGTTCCATTAGTATGATGTCGAAGAAAGAATGCTTCGAGAAAGTCGACATTCTTCTTCTCGAGAATCTTTCAGAGTTCAAAGAAGAAGTTGCAAATTGCTCAAAATTTTCCAAGCTGCTATCTTTAGttgttgatatttttgttaatgacTCCTTTTCCCAATCCCATAGAATTCTTGCATCCACAGTTGGGATTACTCGTTTCTGTTGTACCTGCATTGCTGGTTTTAGCTTTCAAGAAAGTTTATGTCAGCTAAAGGAGGCTGCAGAGACCAAGAGGCAACCTTACGTTGCAATT aTTGGAGGAGGCAACCTTTTAGACAAGGTGTCTGCCTTGCACCTTTTAGCTTCCACATGCTCTGCGTTGGTCTTTGTTGGAATGATGTCATTTCAGATAATGCATGCCTTGGGGCTGCCTGTTTCTTCACGACTGGTGAATCATAGTGTATGTAAGGAAGCTGCAGACGTAATTCAGTTTTCACTTGATAAAAGCGTACAAATTGTGTACCCAAAGGATTTCTGGTGCAAGAATGTAGACacttcaaagaaaatggaaatatttgCTTCTCATGATATTCCAGATG GCTGGCTACCGGTTGATCTTGGTCCGACATCATTGGATGAAATAAACGCCCTGCTAATGAAGAGCAAG AAGATTATATGGATTGGTCCAGTGAAATTCTTTAATTCAAGCCAAAGTACGGGTGGAGCTTCTATATTAGCAAGAAAGCTATATGATCTAATCCAAAGTGATTGTGATGTAACTGTTGTTGGAACCTCAGCATGCAAAGCACTGATGCAGGAATCAAGTACTTTACCTGCTTGTAATGTCTTTGAGAATGCTTCTGTTGTGTGGGATTTCTTGAAAGGGAAACAACTTCCAGGGGTTCTAGCCTTGGATAGA GCATACCCATACAAGATTAACTGGGATGCAGTCTTTTGTGATACAGCTCTGCCTTTGGTGGTTGACATTGGAAGTG GTAATGGGATGTTTCTTCTGGAAATGGCCAGAAGAAGGAAGGATCTCAATTTTCTTGGTCTAGAGGTTAATGAAAAG CTTGTGAAACGTTGTCTACATTCTGTTTGTCAACTGGAGATGCGGAATGG GCACTTTATCGCGACCAATGCAACGTCAACGTTTCGTTCCATTGTATCTAGCTACCCAGGGGAGTTAGTGCTTGTCTCTATACAG TGTCCCAATCCTGATTTCAATAAACCGGAGCACAGATGGAGGATGCTGCAAAGGTCATTAGTGGAGGCAGTGGCAGACTTGCTTGCGCCTAATGGGAAG GTGTTTCTTCAGTCCGATGTTGAAGCTGTTGCTTTAAGAATGAAGGAAGCTTTCTTACTAtatggaaaaggaaaactatCTGTTTTTCAAGATCAAGTTGGAGAAGGATGGCTAAGTGAGAACCCATTTGGAGTAAGATCGGACTGGGAATGCCACGTGTTAGATCGTGGGGATCCTATGTTCAGGTTAATGCTATCAAAATCAACTACAATCAATGAAGCTCATCTTGAGCCATGA
- the LOC111791800 gene encoding phosphoglycerate kinase, cytosolic-like isoform X3, whose amino-acid sequence MVTSEDHAPSWWNLEAVPHVQTLREFPREELAGKVVMVRFDSTLLLLEEINLRIHLVKNAVFTVKYLHKSGAKVILASNWNTNSTTRHPDMESVADYLTSVLQLKVLPVQCSSISMMSKKECFEKVDILLLENLSEFKEEVANCSKFSKLLSLVVDIFVNDSFSQSHRILASTVGITRFCCTCIAGFSFQESLCQLKEAAETKRQPYVAIIGGGNLLDKVSALHLLASTCSALVFVGMMSFQIMHALGLPVSSRLVNHSVCKEAADVIQFSLDKSVQIVYPKDFWCKNVDTSKKMEIFASHDIPDGWLPVDLGPTSLDEINALLMKSKKIIWIGPVKFFNSSQSTGGASILARKLYDLIQSDCDVTVVGTSACKALMQESSTLPACNVFENASVVWDFLKGKQLPGVLALDRAYPYKINWDAVFCDTALPLVVDIGSGNGMFLLEMARRRKDLNFLGLEVNEKLVKRCLHSVCQLEMRNGHFIATNATSTFRSIVSSYPGELVLVSIQCPNPDFNKPEHRWRMLQRSLVEAVADLLAPNGKVFLQSDVEAVALRMKEAFLLYGKGKLSVFQDQVGEGWLSENPFGVRSDWECHVLDRGDPMFRLMLSKSTTINEAHLEP is encoded by the exons ATGGTGACCTCGGAG GACCATGCTCCTAGTTGGTGGAACTTAGAGGCTGTTCCACATGTGCAAACTCTTAGAGAGTTTCCTAGGGAAGAACTTGCCGGAAAAGTTGTCATGGTCAGGTTTGATTCAACCTTACTGCTACTGGAAGAAATCAACCTAAGGATTCACTTGGTGAAGAATGCAGTCTTCACCGTTAAATACTTGCACAAATCTGGAGCAAAAGTGATACTTGCCAGCAACTGGAATACAAACTCTACTACAAGACATCCTGATATGGAGTCTGTAGCTG ATTATTTGACCTCTGTTCTTCAACTCAAAGTTCTCCCAGTACAGTGCAGTTCCATTAGTATGATGTCGAAGAAAGAATGCTTCGAGAAAGTCGACATTCTTCTTCTCGAGAATCTTTCAGAGTTCAAAGAAGAAGTTGCAAATTGCTCAAAATTTTCCAAGCTGCTATCTTTAGttgttgatatttttgttaatgacTCCTTTTCCCAATCCCATAGAATTCTTGCATCCACAGTTGGGATTACTCGTTTCTGTTGTACCTGCATTGCTGGTTTTAGCTTTCAAGAAAGTTTATGTCAGCTAAAGGAGGCTGCAGAGACCAAGAGGCAACCTTACGTTGCAATT aTTGGAGGAGGCAACCTTTTAGACAAGGTGTCTGCCTTGCACCTTTTAGCTTCCACATGCTCTGCGTTGGTCTTTGTTGGAATGATGTCATTTCAGATAATGCATGCCTTGGGGCTGCCTGTTTCTTCACGACTGGTGAATCATAGTGTATGTAAGGAAGCTGCAGACGTAATTCAGTTTTCACTTGATAAAAGCGTACAAATTGTGTACCCAAAGGATTTCTGGTGCAAGAATGTAGACacttcaaagaaaatggaaatatttgCTTCTCATGATATTCCAGATG GCTGGCTACCGGTTGATCTTGGTCCGACATCATTGGATGAAATAAACGCCCTGCTAATGAAGAGCAAG AAGATTATATGGATTGGTCCAGTGAAATTCTTTAATTCAAGCCAAAGTACGGGTGGAGCTTCTATATTAGCAAGAAAGCTATATGATCTAATCCAAAGTGATTGTGATGTAACTGTTGTTGGAACCTCAGCATGCAAAGCACTGATGCAGGAATCAAGTACTTTACCTGCTTGTAATGTCTTTGAGAATGCTTCTGTTGTGTGGGATTTCTTGAAAGGGAAACAACTTCCAGGGGTTCTAGCCTTGGATAGA GCATACCCATACAAGATTAACTGGGATGCAGTCTTTTGTGATACAGCTCTGCCTTTGGTGGTTGACATTGGAAGTG GTAATGGGATGTTTCTTCTGGAAATGGCCAGAAGAAGGAAGGATCTCAATTTTCTTGGTCTAGAGGTTAATGAAAAG CTTGTGAAACGTTGTCTACATTCTGTTTGTCAACTGGAGATGCGGAATGG GCACTTTATCGCGACCAATGCAACGTCAACGTTTCGTTCCATTGTATCTAGCTACCCAGGGGAGTTAGTGCTTGTCTCTATACAG TGTCCCAATCCTGATTTCAATAAACCGGAGCACAGATGGAGGATGCTGCAAAGGTCATTAGTGGAGGCAGTGGCAGACTTGCTTGCGCCTAATGGGAAG GTGTTTCTTCAGTCCGATGTTGAAGCTGTTGCTTTAAGAATGAAGGAAGCTTTCTTACTAtatggaaaaggaaaactatCTGTTTTTCAAGATCAAGTTGGAGAAGGATGGCTAAGTGAGAACCCATTTGGAGTAAGATCGGACTGGGAATGCCACGTGTTAGATCGTGGGGATCCTATGTTCAGGTTAATGCTATCAAAATCAACTACAATCAATGAAGCTCATCTTGAGCCATGA
- the LOC111791801 gene encoding membrane magnesium transporter-like, with protein MGVSFVVGVLGILILAHAAYSTIQYRNVLKIMQEEFSGPPFNVAIELSLGLVLSVWATLTVPGKFRSINPQSEENRVVFLPANQDFMVFNHRGKLFPQKTDLKLKH; from the exons ATGGGAGTGAGCTTCGTGGTCGGCGTATTGGGAATTCTAATCCTAGCTCATGCTGCTTATTCCACCATCCAAT ATAGGAACGTATTGAAGATTATGCAGGAAGAGTTTTCAGGCCCTCCGTTTAAT GTGGCAATCGAATTGAGTCTAGGGTTAGTATTGTCCGTGTGGGCTACACTCACCGTGCCAGGGAAGTTTCGCTCGATTAATCCACAATCCGAGGAGAATAG GGTAGTTTTTCTTCCTGCCAATCAAGATTTTATGGTCTTCAACCATCGAGGCAAATTATTTCCCCAGAAAACAGATTTGAAGCTGAAACATTGA
- the LOC111791802 gene encoding transcription initiation factor TFIID subunit 8-like produces the protein MRDGGRSSMKSKEQQRSELRKCSGNDFGREVSRIAVTQMCNIAGFQSFKESAMDALADIAIKYLCHLGRIAAFYANLAGRTECNVFDIIRGIEELESSQGFQGAWEPNHCLTNSGSVKSIVRYVNSVEEIPFAHPLPRFPVIRNREPIPSFVQIGEAPPSKHIPSWLPAFPDAHTYNHSALWRRKPREPRAEKIELARQRRKAEKSLLGLQKRLVSCGSERSGNGKIEFSGGESNSFLGSCLQEMEDGIGYPSENSIGKDGISHLSVPEVFAPAIEAIKGSGFPNSRDVEANILPRARPLVHFKLETSRTFLGGSMNLNAKVTGIREPVFWVRRDDERDQKHNKERDEKKRRVEYILRHSIDKPEELNQS, from the coding sequence ATGAGGGATGGGGGTAGGAGTAGCATGAAGTCGAAAGAACAACAAAGGTCTGAGTTGAGGAAGTGCAGTGGCAACGATTTTGGTCGAGAGGTGTCCAGAATTGCTGTGACGCAGATGTGTAACATCGCAGGGTTTCAGAGCTTCAAGGAGTCTGCTATGGACGCACTCGCTGACATTGCCATCAAATACCTTTGCCATTTGGGGAGGATAGCAGCTTTTTATGCCAATTTAGCTGGTAGAACTGAGTGCAATGTGTTTGATATAATTAGAGGGATCGAAGAGTTGGAATCATCACAGGGGTTTCAGGGTGCTTGGGAACCAAATCATTGTCTTACCAATTCGGGGTCAGTGAAGAGCATTGTTCGCTATGTAAATTCAGTTGAAGAGATCCCTTTTGCTCATCCGCTACCACGTTTCCCGGTGATCAGAAACAGGGAGCCAATTCCAAGCTTTGTTCAGATTGGTGAAGCCCCACCTAGCAAACATATTCCCAGTTGGTTGCCAGCATTCCCTGATGCTCATACTTACAATCATTCAGCTTTGTGGAGGAGGAAGCCGAGGGAGCCACGCGCCGAGAAGATAGAGCTTGCGAGGCAGCGGAGGAAGGCAGAGAAATCTCTATTAGGTTTGCAGAAGAGATTGGTTTCCTGTGGTTCAGAAAGAAGTGGCAATGGCAAGATTGAGTTTTCAGGAGGTGAAAGTAATTCATTCCTTGGGTCATGTTTGCAAGAGATGGAAGATGGGATTGGATATCCTTCTGAAAATTCAATTGGCAAGGATGGGATTAGCCATTTGTCTGTGCCAGAGGTGTTTGCTCCTGCCATTGAGGCGATTAAAGGTAGTGGCTTTCCTAACAGTCGGGATGTCGAGGCGAACATTCTTCCTCGTGCGAGGCCCCTTGTTCATTTCAAGTTGGAAACTAGCAGAACATTTCTTGGGGGATCTATGAATTTGAATGCTAAAGTGACAGGAATTAGGGAACCTGTGTTCTGGGTCAGACGAGATGATGAAAGAGATCAAAAGCACaataaagaaagagatgaaaagaagaggagagTTGAATACATTCTCAGACATTCTATAGACAAGCCAGAAGAACTCAACCAATCATAA
- the LOC111791803 gene encoding uncharacterized protein LOC111791803, which translates to MEKYFGNAYRGDPGVPHTDPDRFVNIWIGSAAFSVLTWKNPYMWQLSNQFNWHDKAFLFEQYHWKKAREKNQPYQFKWNQYMDKLHRDSYYYNWPVYFP; encoded by the exons ATGGAGAAGTACTTCGGAAATGCTTACAGAGGCGACCCTGGAGTTCCACACACTGACCCAGATCGTTTTGTAAACATTTGGATTGGTTCCGCCGCCTTCTCCGTTCTCACATGGAAGAATCCCTACATGTGGCAACTCTCCAATCAGTTCAA TTGGCATGATAAAGCGTTTTTGTTTGAGCAATACCACTGGAAAAAGGCGCGTGAAAAGAATCAGCCATACCAGTTCAAG TGGAATCAGTACATGGACAAGCTCCACCGGGATTCCTATTATTACAACTGGCCCGTGTACTTTCCTTAA